Proteins from one Sabethes cyaneus chromosome 2, idSabCyanKW18_F2, whole genome shotgun sequence genomic window:
- the LOC128736227 gene encoding keratin, type I cytoskeletal 14-like: protein MIKEVIVLSAVLALCSALPATEELKAVAAPAGGSSAVAVLVEDDGGASEELDTAESAHRRHHHHHHHGGFRGGYGGGYGGGYGGYGGGYGGGFGPGYGGGLGGGLGVGVAVGVGVGGGFLG from the exons ATGATAAAG GAAGTGATAGTGTTGAGTGCAGTGCTAGCACTATGTAGCGCGTTACCCGCTACGGAAGAATTGAAAGCAGTGGCCGCCCCAGCAGGTGGAAGTAGTGCTGTTGCTGTACTGGTAGAAGACGACGGAGGTGCATCCGAAGAACTTGACACGGCCGAGTCTGCCCATCGGCGTcaccaccaccatcatcatcatggtGGTTTCCGTGGAGGTTACGGGGGAGGTTACGGAGGAGGTTATGGAGGTTATGGCGGTGGATATGGTGGTGGATTCGGCCCTGGTTACGGCGGCGGACTAGGAGGTGGACTGGGAGTCGGTGTCGCTGTTGGAGTTGGTGTTGGAGGTGGATTTCTTGGATAA
- the LOC128737951 gene encoding keratin, type I cytoskeletal 9-like, translated as MFKFTILASVLAAVAYCSDDLQGAESGWSGWSSGGGGGGYGGGYSGGYGGGHGGSGGVIVLSSGSGGGWPSSGGWSQGGSGWSKGGGSGWPSGGSSGWSKGGGSGWNLGGGSSGGWPKGGGSGWSQGGGLGGGWSNGGGYAKSYSNYNSVNHGSGRSLGGGWPSASSSGWSSGASAWPSSNAGWSGSSGGWSKGGSSGWPSSSGWSSGGSNGWSSGAGKGWSSGGLGGGYGGGWSSGGGSGGWGSGGSSGWKSW; from the exons ATGTTCAAg TTCACCATATTGGCCAGTGTTTTGGCAGCGGTCGCCTACTGCTCGGACGACCTGCAGGGAGCAGAATCCGGCTGGAGTGGTTGGAGCTCCGGTGGCGGAGGCGGCGGTTATGGCGGAGGCTATAGCGGAGGCTACGGAGGCGGTCACGGTGGTAGTGGAGGTGTAATCGTTCTATCGTCCGGATCCGGAGGTGGCTGGCCCTCGTCTGGCGGCTGGAGCCAGGGAGGTTCGGGATGGTCTAAGGGAGGTGGTTCGGGATGGCCTAGCGGTGGTAGTTCCGGATGGTCGAAAGGAGGTGGCTCGGGATGGAACTTGGGAGGTGGATCAAGTGGCGGCTGGCCGAAAGGTGGTGGTTCGGGATGGAGCCAGGGTGGTGGACTGGGTGGAGGCTGGTCTAATGGTGGAGGTTACGCCAAATCCTACAGCAATTACAATTCAGTAAATCATGGATCTGGACGCAGTCTCGGTGGAGGTTGGCCATCAGCCAGTTCCAGTGGATGGTCGTCTGGCGCTTCTGCTTGGCCATCGAGCAATGCCGGTTGGTCTGGAAGCTCGGGAGGCTGGAGCAAGGGAGGAAGCAGTGGCTGGCCCAGCTCTTCGGGATGGAGCTCCGGTGGTAGCAATGGATGGTCATCGGGTGCAGGCAAAGGCTGGAGCTCGGGCGGACTCGGAGGAGGTTATGGAGGAGGCTGGTCAAGCGGTGGAGGTTCCGGAGGATGGGGCTCCGGTGGTTCGTCTGGATGGAAAAGCTGGTAA